CCCACCACCACCCCCACCGATGTCCACACATCCGACAACAGGTGATGGGCGTCGGCGGTGAGGGTGATGGAATTGTGCTGTTTGCCGGCGCGGGTGAGGACAAGCGCCGTGGCCAGGTTGAACAACCCAGCCGTCACCGATACCACCAGACCCAGGCCAACCTGTTCCAGAGGCTGTGGGTCGAGCAAGCGCGGCACGGCCGTTGCCGCAATCATGATCGCCGCAAACAAAATCATCATCCCTTCTGCGCCGCTGGAGAAGTATTCCGCTTTGGCGTGGCCGTATGCATGTTGATCATCTGGCGGTTGGGCGGCGATGGTCAGGGCCATCAGGGCCATCAGGGCCGCCACCAGGTTCACGCCCGACTCCAGCGCGTCGGATAACAAACCGACCGACCCGGTTAGATAATAGGCCAGCGCTTTGAGGGAGATGGTTACGACGGCCGTGCCAATAGACAGCCAGGCAAATCGCGTGAGGTGCTTACGGTCTAACATAGATGTGTGCGCTGTAACCGACAAAAGATTGGACAAATCCCAGAAGATTTGTCCAATCTAACCGTGTAGATTATTCAAATCTCGTTCCTTACGATCTTCACGATTGATAACGTCGGGCGATGTTGGGGATGAGGTATTCCGCGAAGGCGCGTTCTACATTATAAGCCGGTTCCCAGCCCCAATCGCGCCGCGCCGTCTTGTCGGACAACCCGGCCGGCCAACTGTCTACAATGCCCTGGCGCTGCACATCCGGCGCAAAGCTGATTTGGGCGTTGGGGAAGGCCCTGAGAACCTCGTCGCGGAACTGCACGGCCGTTAAACTAAAACTGGTCACGTTATACACCGCCCGCCGCAGCGCCGCCCGCTCCACCGCCGCCAATTGCAGCAGCGACGTAATCGCATCGGGCATCGCCATAAAAGGGATCACACTGTCCTCTCGCACAAAACAGGCATAGGGCTTGCCCTGGGCCGCCGCGTGCAGCATCTCCGGCCCATAATCGCTGGTTCCACCAGAGGGAACCGTATAGGCGCTGATCAACCCCGGAAAGCGCACCGCCCGGAAATCCAACATCACCGGCTTAGAACGCGCCAACTGTTGATAATGGCTGCTAAAATACATGCCCAGCATCTCGCAGTACAGTTTGTTGCAGCCATACATCGTCGTCGGGTAGTTCCAATCCCATTCACGCACATAAAAATCCCGCGCCTTTGTTTCCAGGTCGGGCAGGCCATAAACGGCGACGGAGCTGGGGAATATAAAACGCACCGGATCACCGCGCCGCTGCGACTGCTCGGCAGCCATTTGCAGCAGGGCCAACGTGCCGTTCACATTCACCTGATGCGCCAGCTCCGGCGCAAATTCTGACCGCGTA
Above is a genomic segment from Candidatus Leptovillus gracilis containing:
- a CDS encoding NAD-dependent epimerase/dehydratase family protein, with the translated sequence MRKKVVLITGAAGEIGQALIKSLAASGNNHVLSLDLHELPADMAGYSTHMQGDILDHNLFARLVTEYDFDVIFHLAALLSTRSEFAPELAHQVNVNGTLALLQMAAEQSQRRGDPVRFIFPSSVAVYGLPDLETKARDFYVREWDWNYPTTMYGCNKLYCEMLGMYFSSHYQQLARSKPVMLDFRAVRFPGLISAYTVPSGGTSDYGPEMLHAAAQGKPYACFVREDSVIPFMAMPDAITSLLQLAAVERAALRRAVYNVTSFSLTAVQFRDEVLRAFPNAQISFAPDVQRQGIVDSWPAGLSDKTARRDWGWEPAYNVERAFAEYLIPNIARRYQS
- a CDS encoding cation transporter, whose amino-acid sequence is MLDRKHLTRFAWLSIGTAVVTISLKALAYYLTGSVGLLSDALESGVNLVAALMALMALTIAAQPPDDQHAYGHAKAEYFSSGAEGMMILFAAIMIAATAVPRLLDPQPLEQVGLGLVVSVTAGLFNLATALVLTRAGKQHNSITLTADAHHLLSDVWTSVGVVVGVAAVALTGWQILDPLIALAVAAQILNSGVKLVRKSAQGLMDTALPADELALVTAVLDRYCQQESIEYHALRTRQSASQRFVSVHVQVPGEWTVQHGHALLEEMERDLRQALRPLSVITHLEPIEDPASWQDITLNREE